One genomic segment of Labrus bergylta chromosome 17, fLabBer1.1, whole genome shotgun sequence includes these proteins:
- the LOC109988526 gene encoding GTPase IMAP family member 7-like has translation MGNSSSRKNYGSSIPKGDPLRIVMIGKTGVGKSAVGNTIIGKKEFKSLSSACSVTETCRIERAKGRRQIHVIDTPGILDTTKSAEKIKNEIAKCIQVSSPGPHVFLLVIQIGRFTKEEENCIQALEKIFGSEALRYMIVLFTRGDELQGKSIRDYVQSGHPKLREVINSCGNRYHVFNNKKKRNRTQVVKLIKRIDELVAANGGQHFSEELYREAEQTMQREGLHGSAERLIEQQPPYNFAFMAELLQRVILFQAILAGNRQDDMDDMNNLDPSLASSYLNTRLVE, from the exons ATGGGCAACAGCTCCTCAAGGAAGAACTATGGCTCTTCAATCCCTAAAG GTGACCCACTAAGGATTGTGATGATCGGGAAAACTGGAGTTGGGAAGAGTGCTGTTGGTAACACCATCATTGGCAAAAAAGAGTTCAAATCTCTATCAAGCGCCTGTTCTGTGACGGAGACCTGCAGGATAGAACGGGCCAAGGGTCGCAGACAGATCCATGTGATTGACACACCTGGGATTCTGGACACAACTAAAAGTGCAGAGAAAATCAAGAATGAAATTGCCAAGTGCATTCAGGTGTCCTCCCCCGGTCCTCACGTCTTCCTGTTGGTCATCCAGATTGGCAGgttcacaaaagaagaagaaaactgcaTACAAGCTCTGGAGAAAATCTTTGGCTCTGAGGCGTTGAGATACATGATTGTTCTGTTCACACGTGGTGACGAGCTGCAGGGAAAGTCCATCCGTGACTATGTCCAGTCTGGCCACCCCAAACTTAGAGAGGTGATTAACAGTTGCGGAAACAGATACCATGTCTtcaacaacaagaaaaagagGAACAGGACACAGGTGGTAAAACTGATCAAGAGGATTGATGAGCTCGTGGCAGCAAATGGAGGACAGCACTTCAGTGAGGAGTTGTACAGAGAGGCGGAGCAGACCATGCAGCGGGAAGGTCTACATGGTTCAGCAGAAAGACTCATAGAACAGCAGCCCCCCTACAACTTCGCCTTCATGGCTGAGCTGCTTCAGAGGGTGATTCTGTTTCAGGCTATCCTGGCTGGAAACAGACAGGACGACATGGACGACATGAACAACCTGGACCCGTCCCTCGCCAGCTCCTACCTTAACACGAGGCTTGTTGAGTGA